The Chloroflexota bacterium genome segment GGACATCCGAAACGGCTCGGCGCTTCGCGCTGCCGGAGGAAGAGGTGTCGGCAACCTATGAGGAATCTAAAATCCACCGGTTCGCGGTGTTCGAGGACGGCAAGGGCGCCATACGGTCCGAGTGTCTGATCGGCGGGCGCAACCATTCACTGAGCGAGGCGTAGTGACGAACTTCCCCAAAGAAGACCGCAACCGGGTGGTACGCGTGCCGGAGCGCGGCCAGTACGACAAAGACGTCATCTATCCAATCATCGACGAGGCGCTCATCTGCCATGTCGCATTTGCGGTTGACGGCCAGCCGTACGTGATCCCGACATTGCACGCCCGCGACGGCGATAGCCTGCTGCTGCATGGCGCGACCACCAGCCGACTGATCAAACATGCTGCGGCCGGCAACCCGCTATGCGTAGCGGTCACGCATGTCGATGCGATTGTGCTGGCGCGTTCGGTATTCCATCATTCAATCAGCTATCGCTCGGCGGTGCTGTTTGGGCGCGGCCAATTGGTCGAGGGCGACGAGGCGAAGAATCGCGCGCTGGAGCTGTTCACCGAGCGGCTCATCCCCGGCCGCTGGTACGATGCGCGCGAGCCGAACACGCAGGAGTTGAAGGCGACCAGTGTCGTGCGCGTGCCGATCGATCTGGCGTCGGCGAAGATGCGCAGCGGCCCGCCGGGCGACGATGAGGAAGACCTGGAACTGCCGCACTGGGCCGGCGTAATTCCGGTGCGCACGGTGTACGCGGAGCCGGTTGACGCGCCGAACCTGAAGTCCGGCACGTCGGTGCCGGACTACCTGCGCGCGTTTCTGAAGACGCGCAACGGCTAATACTGTTTCAGTTTGATCATGTCCCCATGGCTGGTGGCAAGGCCGTTGTCGCCCCCTCATCCCCTGGCTCCTTCTCCCCCGCGCGCGGGGAGAAGGGGATAGGGGAGGTGATTGCCATATAGTGTTGACGCATACAACAATCGTTTGGGGACATACTCATCACAAAACAGTATTACTCCTGAGCCGGACACAGAACCTTTCATTCGCATCAACGCAGACCCTTCGGGTTTTGAAACCCCGAAGGGTTTTTGTGTTTATTCCGGCGGCAGGCTGTCCAGCAGGTTGGCCGGCAGCGCCTCGTCGAGCATGCGCTCCATGCGCGCGCGCAGCGCCGGCAGCCATTCCGGATGCGGCAGGATGTAGAAGCGGTCGGCGCGGATCGCCTCGAACACCGCTTCGGCATGCGCGCGCGGTGTCTGGCCGAGGCCGATGCGCCGCCCCGTCATTTGCGACCAGGCCGACTCCTGCGCCGTCGGCGCGCGGCGCGGCGCGGCATTCTGCAGCGCGGGCGGGCGATTGCGGTCGGCATCCTGTATGCGCGTGGCGACGAAGCCGGGGCACAAGACCGACACACGCACCTTGGTTGTGCGCTGCGCCAGTTCGTGATACAGCGTCTCGGATACGGCGACGGCGGCGAACTTGGATGCCTTGTAGATGCCGGAACCCGGGCCGTTGATCAGGCCGTAGATCGAGGCGGTGTTGACGATGTGCGACTCGTCGGGCTGCGCCAGTAGTCGCGGCACGAAAGCGCGCAGGCTGTTCACCACGCCGTACAAGTTGACGCCCATCACCCATTCCCAGTCGGCCGGCGTGCTCTCCCAGATGGTCGAGCCGCCGCCGACTCCGGCGTTGTTGAACAGCAGGTGAACCGCGCCAAACAGATCGTAGGCCCGCTGCGCCAGCATCTCTGTATCATCCGGTTTCGCCACGTCGCACTGGACGGTGATCGTCTGCGCGCCCTCCGCACGCAACTCGGCGGCGACTTGCGCCAGCGCCGCTTCCTCTATGTCCGCCAGCACGATGCGCATGCCTTCGGCGGCGCACTGCTCCGCCAGGCCCCGGCCGATGCCGCTGGCCGCGCCGGTGATGACCGCCACCCTGCCGTGAAACTGCTTCATGGAATCGCTCCTCGTGCCTGCCTGTGCCGCGTTAGACGCTCCACCAGAAGCCGGGCGGCAGCGCGGCCATGCGCACAGTATACGCGGCCAGCCGCCTCGCGCGCAAATGCGCCGTGTGTGGGCGCGCGCAAATACGCCTCACGTAGGGGCACATTGCATGTGCCCTGGGAGGCGGACGCGCAAAGGTGCCGTGCGCAGGGGCACATTGCATGTGCCCTGGGAGGCGGACGCGCAAATGCGCCGTGTGCAGGGGCACATTGCATGTGCCCCGTGGGAGGCGGACGCGATATTCGGGGCGCGTTGCACGCGCCCCGACGGACCTATGCCTCGCGTATGCAGTCCGCTCTGCCTTATGGTACACTACATGCATCATTGCGCCCCACGCATATCCGCGCTGTGTGGAGACTCGCTTGGATTCAACCGCCTCAGAGACGTCACCGCCTGTTCCTGGACCCGACGCGGAAGCACGCCCATTCGCGGCGTACGATGCGCTGCCCGCGCGCATGGCCGTGCTGGACGGCGACGGGCGCATCCTGTATGCGAACGATGCATGGCGCGCGTTCGGCATGCTGTTCAGCGACCCGCCGCACAACGCCGGCCCGGGCGCCGACTATGTCGACGCGTGCCAGTCGGCGGACGTGTTGAGCGAGGTGGCCGCGCGCGAATTCCTCGCCGGCTGGCGCGCCGTGCGCTTCGATCGCCAGGCACTGTTCGAGACGCCCTATGCGCACTCGATCGGCGGCCAGACGGTCTGGTTTCTCATGCAAGTCGCGCGCCTGAACCGTCTCGACCAGAACCTGTACCTGGTGTCGCATGCACGGCTGAGCACGGATGCCGATGCGCGCTGGATCGATCACGCCGGCGCGCTCCTCGACCGCATGCCGGCCGGGCTGATCATCACCAGCCCGGATTTCCGCATCACGCACTGGAACCGAGCCGCCGAGCGGCTGTTCGGTTACGCAGCCGCCGAAGCGCACGGGCGCACCCCGTACGAGCTGATCATGTTCCCGGAGGCGCGCCCGCGCATGCAGCGCGTGCTGTCGCGTGTGCAGGCCGGCGGCTTGACCGTCGCCAGCGTCGAGGCCTGCACGGCCAAAGACGGGCGCACGCTGCGCTGCGAATGGCGCATCACGACCATCTGCGACGCACAGGGCCGCATCCAGGGCATCTTCAACGTGGTGATCGATGTCGGCCAGCGCGACGACATGGCGGAGCATGAGCGGCAAGCCGCCGCGCGGCGCATGGCGCTGGCCGAGGTGGGCGATGCCCTGGCGCACGCCACGCTCGACATCGACCGGGTGCTGCCGCTGGTCGCGCGCCGCACGGCGGAGATGCTCGACGCCACCTGCCTGCTCATCATCTTTGGCGAGCACGCGCAGGACGACGAGATTGTCGCGATGCACAGTGTTGAGCCATCCACACTCAAATGCGGCATCGACCTGACCGGCGCTTCGCTGTCGCTGGCCGACGACTCGCTGGGTTACCAGCTTCGAAGCGGGAAGCCGATTTTCATGCCGGTGGTCAGTTCGGCCATGCTGAAAGGCGCGACGCCGGCTTCGGTGCACGCCCTGCTCGACCGGGTAGACTTCCGGAGCATCGTCGGCGCGTCAATGCGCGCGCGCGGCGATACGGTCGGCGGCTTGCTGGCCATACGCGCCGATTCGGTCACGCCGTTCCACCAGGCGGACGTCGACCTGCTGCAGGGCATCGCCGACCGGGCGGCGCTGGCCGCCGTGACGGCCCGCCAGCACCGTGCGCTGGAACTGCGCCTGCACGAGCGCGACGCCATGGTGCAGATCAGCAACGCGCTGGCCGGCACACTCGATCTCGAGCGCGTGCTCCAGATGATCGTCGATTACGCGCGGCAACTGATACCGCACGCCCGCACCGGCACGATCCATCTCTCCAACGCCGAGGGCACGCAACTGCGGGCGGCCGCCCGGTCGGCGGACACGAACCGCGCGATGACTGCGCCGGTGCTGCAGCCGGGCGAGGGAATCGCCGGGCACGCGTTTGCGACCAACCAACTCATCAACGCCGGAAACGCGAACGCGGACCCGCGCTTCGTGAGAGACCGCGCCGGCGGCGTCCCGTTCGCGTTGATGGCGGCGCCGATCAGCAGCGGCGCCGGGCCGCTCGGCACCATCAGCATCAGCAGCAAAATGCCGAACGCATTCAGCCCCGACGACGAGCGCTTGCTGGCCCGCCTGGGTGGGCAGGCGGCGCTGGCGATCACCAATGCGCGGCTATACCAGTCCGAGCGCGAGCAGCGCACGCTGGCCGAGGCGATGCTGGAAATTGCCACGACCATCAACAGCACGCTCGACTTCGATGAAGTCATCCGCCACGTGCTGGACAGCGTCGGGCGGGTGGTGCCCTACGAACTGGCCGCATTCTTTCCGCTTGAAAATGGCTGGCTGCGCGTCCAGGAATATCGCGTGCGGGCGAACTACACACTGCCGGCCGCCAGCGCGGCGCTGCGCGTACCGGTGGATCGGTGGCACAGCATGTCTGAAGCCATGCGCACCGGCCGCCCACACGTAGTCAGCGATACGACGACCGATCCGCACTGGTTGATCGCGCCCGGTGTGGAATGGACCCGCTCCAATGTCACCGTACCGGTGACCGGTCGCAGCGGCGTGATCGGCTTCTTGTCGCTGTCGAGCGCCAGCCCCGGCGCATACGGCGCGCTGCACGCGCAGCGCGCGCAGATGCTGGGCGACGTGGCGGCGATCGCGCTCGCCAATGCGCAGATGGCCGGCGACATGGCGCAGCGCGCCCGCCAGTTTGAATCGTTGAGCACTATCGCCGGCGAGTTGATGGGCGCTCCGGACCTGAATGACTTGCTTCTGACCATTGCGCGCAGCGCGATGGAATTGATCCATGCGCAGACGTGCAACGTGCACCTGTATGACGAGGCGACGGACACGCTGGAACTGACGACCGGCATCGGCTCGCCCTTCCCGTTCGGCTCGCGCCTGCGCGTGGGCGAGGGCATCACCGGCATGGCCGCCCGACTGCGCCATACCCTGCGCGCCGACCGCTACAACGCATCGCCCTACTACGACGCGCGCTTCGCGTCCGCCGAACTCGCGGCGGTTATGCGCATTCCGATGCTGTACGGCGGCCGGCTGGTCGGCCTCATCGCCATCAGCGAATACGGCGACAGCACCCGGACCTACACCGACGACGATGAGCGCTTGATGATGCTGCTGGCCGCGCAGGCCGCCGGCGCCGTCACCAACGCGCGCGCCACCCGCGACCTGCAGCGCGCGCTGGAACAGGAGCAGCGCACCCGCGCCCAACTGGTGCAGGCGGACAAGATGTCGGTGATGGGGCGCATGGTGGCTTCCGTGGCCCACGAGCTCAGCAACCCGCTGCAGGCGATCCTGACCGCGCAGTCGCTGGCGGCCATGGATATTCCGCCGGGCGGCCCCGGCCGCGAGTATGTCGACATCGCGCAGAACGAGTCGCGCCGCCTGGTGGAGCTGGTCAGTCGCCTGCGCACGCTCTACCGGCCGGCGGCCGCCATCAGGCTGCCGATCGATGTGGCGGCGTTGCTGGACGAGGTGGAGCAACTGCTGCGCGCGCACCTGCGCGACCAGCACGTGACGTGGCACTCGGCAGACGCCGGCACAGCGCTGCACGTGGTCGGCATCGCCGACCAGCTGCGCCAGGTTTTCATCAATATCTGCCTCAATGCGACCGATGCGATGCAGCCGCAGGGCGGCGCGCTCACGATCGACAGCCGCGTTTCGGCGGACGGGCAGTTGGCCGGGGTCATGTTCGCCGATAGCGGCCACGGCATAAAGGCTAACGACCTGCCGCACATCTTCGAGCCGTTTTTTACGACCAAGGAGTCGGGCATGGGACTCGGCCTGGCCATCTGCGACGATATCGCGCAGAAACACGGCGGGCACATCGACGTGCGCAGCGCGCCGGGTGAAGGCGCCACGTTCACGGTGTGGCTGCCGCTGGCCGCCGGCAGCGCGGACGGCGAGACGGTACCGGTTGGATAACGCGCCATGACGTGGTAGTATCTTTGGCATCGCAGCCAACGTTAGAATGAATACGAGACCGTTCCGCACGCAGGCGCCGGCCGCGCGCCCGGTGCGGTGCGAAGACGCGCGGCCGTTTTGCACACAGGGAGAGGAGAGGAAAGATGCGCAATTACCGAAGGGCAGTCCTCACGGGGCTACTGGTGCTGGCATTGGCCGCAGCCACGGCCGCCAGCGCCGCGTCGTTCATCGATCGGCAGGCCAACAACCCGCAGGTGCAGGGCGTCGCAAACTCCAACCTGACCGCCAGGTTCCCCACCAACAAACAGAACGAACCGACCGTCGCCGTCAACCCGGCCGATGAGCGCATTGTGCTGGCCGGTTCGAACGACGAGCAGCGCCAGCCGCCCTGCGGCCCCGGCTCCGTGCGCGGTCCGAACGCCGCGCCGAGTGATTGTTCATTCTTCCCGGACGTGGGCACGTCGGGCATCTACCGCTCGACCGACGGCGGCCAGACCTGGGCCAACCTCGGACTGCTGGACGACCAGCCGGCATGGCAGGCGTCCGCGC includes the following:
- a CDS encoding pyridoxamine 5'-phosphate oxidase family protein, which gives rise to MTNFPKEDRNRVVRVPERGQYDKDVIYPIIDEALICHVAFAVDGQPYVIPTLHARDGDSLLLHGATTSRLIKHAAAGNPLCVAVTHVDAIVLARSVFHHSISYRSAVLFGRGQLVEGDEAKNRALELFTERLIPGRWYDAREPNTQELKATSVVRVPIDLASAKMRSGPPGDDEEDLELPHWAGVIPVRTVYAEPVDAPNLKSGTSVPDYLRAFLKTRNG
- a CDS encoding SDR family NAD(P)-dependent oxidoreductase; amino-acid sequence: MKQFHGRVAVITGAASGIGRGLAEQCAAEGMRIVLADIEEAALAQVAAELRAEGAQTITVQCDVAKPDDTEMLAQRAYDLFGAVHLLFNNAGVGGGSTIWESTPADWEWVMGVNLYGVVNSLRAFVPRLLAQPDESHIVNTASIYGLINGPGSGIYKASKFAAVAVSETLYHELAQRTTKVRVSVLCPGFVATRIQDADRNRPPALQNAAPRRAPTAQESAWSQMTGRRIGLGQTPRAHAEAVFEAIRADRFYILPHPEWLPALRARMERMLDEALPANLLDSLPPE
- a CDS encoding GAF domain-containing protein, producing MDSTASETSPPVPGPDAEARPFAAYDALPARMAVLDGDGRILYANDAWRAFGMLFSDPPHNAGPGADYVDACQSADVLSEVAAREFLAGWRAVRFDRQALFETPYAHSIGGQTVWFLMQVARLNRLDQNLYLVSHARLSTDADARWIDHAGALLDRMPAGLIITSPDFRITHWNRAAERLFGYAAAEAHGRTPYELIMFPEARPRMQRVLSRVQAGGLTVASVEACTAKDGRTLRCEWRITTICDAQGRIQGIFNVVIDVGQRDDMAEHERQAAARRMALAEVGDALAHATLDIDRVLPLVARRTAEMLDATCLLIIFGEHAQDDEIVAMHSVEPSTLKCGIDLTGASLSLADDSLGYQLRSGKPIFMPVVSSAMLKGATPASVHALLDRVDFRSIVGASMRARGDTVGGLLAIRADSVTPFHQADVDLLQGIADRAALAAVTARQHRALELRLHERDAMVQISNALAGTLDLERVLQMIVDYARQLIPHARTGTIHLSNAEGTQLRAAARSADTNRAMTAPVLQPGEGIAGHAFATNQLINAGNANADPRFVRDRAGGVPFALMAAPISSGAGPLGTISISSKMPNAFSPDDERLLARLGGQAALAITNARLYQSEREQRTLAEAMLEIATTINSTLDFDEVIRHVLDSVGRVVPYELAAFFPLENGWLRVQEYRVRANYTLPAASAALRVPVDRWHSMSEAMRTGRPHVVSDTTTDPHWLIAPGVEWTRSNVTVPVTGRSGVIGFLSLSSASPGAYGALHAQRAQMLGDVAAIALANAQMAGDMAQRARQFESLSTIAGELMGAPDLNDLLLTIARSAMELIHAQTCNVHLYDEATDTLELTTGIGSPFPFGSRLRVGEGITGMAARLRHTLRADRYNASPYYDARFASAELAAVMRIPMLYGGRLVGLIAISEYGDSTRTYTDDDERLMMLLAAQAAGAVTNARATRDLQRALEQEQRTRAQLVQADKMSVMGRMVASVAHELSNPLQAILTAQSLAAMDIPPGGPGREYVDIAQNESRRLVELVSRLRTLYRPAAAIRLPIDVAALLDEVEQLLRAHLRDQHVTWHSADAGTALHVVGIADQLRQVFINICLNATDAMQPQGGALTIDSRVSADGQLAGVMFADSGHGIKANDLPHIFEPFFTTKESGMGLGLAICDDIAQKHGGHIDVRSAPGEGATFTVWLPLAAGSADGETVPVG